A window from Hymenobacter volaticus encodes these proteins:
- a CDS encoding TonB-dependent receptor yields METFAFLRLRLHLPFSIFLLVGLLTASTSSAQNTGAVSGTVQEPSGQAVAFATLTLHRAADSVVVKSEFSDDKGSFRLAPVAAGRYLVLASQVGFVRRWSAPFEVAGAEVKLPAMTLQASGATNLKEVTVVGQKPMFERLADRTIVNVEGSTLAAGASSLEVLGRSPGVTVDGNDNLALKGRQGVMVLIDGKRQPMTGSELADYLRALPADQVKSIELITNPPAKYEAQGSAGIIAINLKKDQRQGTNGTLNASYGLGRYGNGKYIAGLSANHRHKQVNLFGSYSYADRENFGALTINRDFFSYPDQQKQFEGSTLQENFSHSLGRSHTWKAGLDYNLGENTVVGGTVNGQQYNTVQDGTNDSKQLDAFGGPQSLYRSTNDRSYVTSNVAANLNFRHTFSTDSAGARELTADADYAYYDSRRLQQLNTLFTFPKDSTDLLDGNQKGKLTIQSVKADYTHPISKQLRLEAGGKVSWVHSDNDVLFRVPGPDGIGLVRDPLRSNHFIYDENINAGYVNVNYTLTGWTLQGGLRGEHTDVTGRPEDPKDNFDRNYFQLFPSAAVKRTFSDKHETSLSLSRRIDRPSYGQLNPFRTYIDATTFGAGNPNLRPQTSYNFELTHTFRQKYSIGLSYSVTSDPIIGTVQPADDSTRAVVSTSQNLGQQQYVALTLNAPLEIAKWWTMNNNVVVYYNHFTGNLAGTNLNAGKAAYNVNSTSTFPLGKGWTIDLTGSYQSPEVYGFFRLRPQGQVTAGIQKSAWDRKGTFKLNVTDILYTGVTRATSTYNNYVERFYQRGDSRVATFSFSYRFGNEKVAPTRRRQGGAEDEKRRAG; encoded by the coding sequence ATGGAAACATTTGCGTTTCTGCGGCTACGGCTGCACTTGCCTTTCAGTATCTTCTTGTTGGTTGGATTGCTCACTGCCTCTACTAGTAGTGCACAGAACACGGGTGCGGTAAGTGGTACAGTGCAAGAACCGTCAGGCCAGGCCGTGGCGTTTGCCACCCTCACCTTGCACCGCGCTGCCGATTCAGTGGTTGTAAAATCCGAGTTCAGTGACGATAAAGGCAGTTTTCGGCTGGCGCCGGTGGCAGCAGGCCGCTACTTAGTGCTGGCTTCGCAGGTAGGTTTTGTGCGTCGTTGGAGCGCGCCGTTTGAAGTGGCTGGGGCAGAAGTGAAACTGCCAGCCATGACGCTGCAAGCCAGTGGAGCTACTAACCTGAAAGAAGTAACAGTGGTGGGGCAGAAACCCATGTTTGAGCGCCTTGCCGACCGCACCATTGTGAATGTAGAAGGTAGCACGCTGGCAGCCGGAGCCAGCTCGCTAGAAGTGCTTGGCCGCTCGCCCGGCGTGACCGTAGACGGCAACGATAACTTGGCTTTGAAAGGCCGCCAGGGCGTAATGGTGCTCATTGATGGCAAGCGTCAGCCCATGACGGGCTCTGAGTTAGCGGATTATCTGCGTGCTCTCCCCGCCGACCAAGTAAAAAGCATCGAGCTCATCACTAATCCGCCGGCCAAATATGAGGCGCAGGGCAGCGCGGGCATTATTGCTATCAATCTCAAGAAAGACCAGCGCCAGGGCACCAACGGTACCCTGAACGCCAGCTACGGCCTCGGGCGCTACGGCAATGGTAAGTACATTGCGGGCTTGTCGGCCAACCATCGACACAAGCAAGTAAATTTGTTTGGTAGCTACTCCTACGCCGACCGCGAGAATTTTGGAGCCCTCACTATCAACCGGGATTTTTTCAGCTACCCCGACCAACAGAAGCAGTTTGAAGGCAGCACCCTACAGGAAAACTTCAGCCACAGCCTAGGCCGCTCGCACACCTGGAAGGCCGGCCTCGACTACAACCTCGGCGAGAATACAGTAGTGGGCGGCACCGTCAATGGTCAGCAATACAACACCGTGCAGGATGGCACCAACGATTCCAAGCAGCTAGACGCCTTCGGTGGTCCGCAGAGCCTCTACCGCTCCACCAACGACCGGAGCTACGTCACGTCCAACGTGGCCGCCAACCTCAACTTCCGCCACACCTTCTCCACCGATTCGGCGGGTGCCCGTGAGCTAACCGCCGACGCCGACTACGCCTACTACGACAGCCGCCGCTTACAACAACTAAACACGCTGTTCACTTTTCCCAAAGATTCAACCGATTTGTTGGACGGCAACCAAAAAGGCAAGCTTACTATCCAGTCGGTGAAGGCGGACTACACGCATCCTATTAGTAAGCAACTGCGGCTGGAGGCGGGCGGCAAAGTAAGTTGGGTACACTCCGATAACGATGTGCTGTTTCGGGTGCCGGGGCCTGATGGCATTGGGTTGGTGCGAGACCCACTCCGCTCCAACCACTTTATTTATGATGAGAACATCAATGCGGGCTACGTCAACGTGAACTACACTCTAACTGGCTGGACGCTGCAAGGCGGCCTCCGCGGCGAACATACAGACGTAACCGGCCGCCCCGAAGACCCCAAAGACAACTTCGACCGCAATTACTTCCAACTCTTCCCAAGCGCCGCCGTTAAGCGCACCTTCTCCGACAAACACGAAACCTCCTTGTCGTTGAGCCGCCGCATCGACCGACCTTCTTATGGGCAGTTGAATCCATTCCGGACGTACATAGACGCTACCACCTTCGGTGCTGGCAACCCGAACCTACGCCCCCAAACCAGCTACAATTTCGAGTTGACGCATACGTTCCGCCAGAAATACAGCATCGGCCTCAGCTACAGTGTCACCTCCGACCCTATCATCGGCACGGTGCAGCCCGCCGACGACAGCACCCGCGCGGTGGTGTCGACCAGCCAGAACTTGGGCCAGCAGCAATACGTGGCCCTTACGCTGAACGCACCGCTGGAAATAGCTAAGTGGTGGACTATGAACAACAACGTGGTGGTCTACTACAACCACTTCACCGGCAACCTAGCTGGCACGAACCTGAATGCAGGCAAGGCCGCTTACAATGTCAACTCCACCAGCACGTTCCCACTAGGTAAGGGGTGGACGATTGATTTGACGGGTAGCTACCAGTCGCCGGAGGTGTACGGGTTCTTCCGGCTGCGGCCCCAAGGGCAAGTAACCGCAGGCATACAGAAATCGGCTTGGGACCGGAAAGGCACCTTCAAGCTCAACGTCACCGACATCCTCTACACCGGCGTAACCCGGGCCACCTCCACTTACAACAACTACGTCGAGCGTTTCTACCAGCGCGGCGACTCCCGTGTAGCTACCTTTTCTTTCTCCTACCGCTTCGGCAACGAGAAAGTGGCACCCACCCGTCGCCGCCAAGGAGGCGCCGAGGACGAGAAACGCCGGGCCGGCTAA
- a CDS encoding HD domain-containing protein codes for MIEHSYFQRLRRIQQLGLTMFVYPGALHTRFHHALGAMHLMTLALRTLKDKGIKISAKEGEAAMAAILLHDIGHGPLSHALERSIFHDVNHEEISLHLMRKLNAEFDGALDLAIDIFQGTYHRPFFHQLVSSQLDMDRLDYLNRDSFYTGVQEGRPGADRLIKMLTVVNERLVLEEKAVYSIENFLVSRRLMYWQVYLHKTVTSAEQMIIRIMQRAQDLTRAGHKVPASPALHFFLAKAVSQAEFEADDAILRRFTRLDDTDVWSAVKLWADHPDKVLSYLAQSILDRHLFKISLQTEAFDDDFQIGIVELIAERFGLSPNDAAQLMIAGRISNNAYDADGQDTIDVLTKRGRVVNVAEASDLPNIKALGQRVEKHYICYPKEIL; via the coding sequence TTGATTGAACATTCTTATTTTCAGCGTCTTCGGCGGATTCAGCAGTTGGGTCTCACGATGTTCGTATATCCGGGGGCACTGCATACGCGTTTCCACCACGCCTTAGGCGCCATGCACCTCATGACGCTGGCCCTGCGCACGCTCAAAGACAAAGGCATCAAGATTTCGGCCAAGGAAGGCGAGGCCGCTATGGCGGCCATTCTGCTCCACGACATCGGCCACGGCCCCCTTTCCCACGCTTTGGAGCGCAGCATTTTCCACGACGTCAATCACGAGGAAATCAGCCTGCACCTAATGCGGAAGCTGAACGCCGAGTTCGACGGCGCCTTGGATTTGGCCATCGATATTTTCCAAGGCACTTACCACCGACCATTCTTCCACCAGCTAGTCAGCAGCCAGCTCGACATGGACCGGCTCGACTACCTCAACCGCGACTCGTTCTACACCGGGGTGCAGGAAGGCCGCCCCGGCGCTGACCGCCTCATCAAGATGCTGACCGTGGTAAATGAGCGGCTGGTGCTCGAAGAAAAGGCGGTGTACAGCATCGAAAACTTCTTGGTGAGCCGCCGCTTGATGTACTGGCAGGTGTACCTGCACAAAACCGTCACGAGCGCCGAGCAGATGATTATTCGCATCATGCAGCGCGCCCAAGACCTCACCCGCGCCGGTCATAAAGTACCCGCCTCCCCGGCCCTGCATTTTTTCCTGGCCAAAGCCGTATCACAAGCAGAATTCGAGGCCGACGATGCTATCCTGCGCCGCTTCACCCGCCTCGACGACACCGACGTGTGGAGTGCCGTAAAGTTGTGGGCCGACCATCCCGACAAAGTGCTGAGCTACCTCGCTCAAAGCATCTTGGATCGACACCTGTTCAAAATCAGCCTCCAAACCGAAGCCTTCGATGACGACTTTCAAATCGGTATTGTCGAGCTGATTGCCGAGCGGTTTGGCCTCTCTCCCAACGACGCGGCCCAACTCATGATTGCCGGCCGCATCAGCAATAACGCCTATGACGCCGACGGCCAAGACACGATTGATGTGCTAACCAAGCGTGGCCGCGTGGTGAACGTAGCCGAAGCCTCCGACCTGCCTAACATCAAAGCCCTCGGCCAACGCGTCGAGAAGCATTATATCTGTTACCCTAAAGAGATATTATAA
- a CDS encoding TonB-dependent receptor plug domain-containing protein, which produces MPFPTNFLVAISLLLVFTQTAHGQLPDDLQVIRAQNPDSISKNLPITCRPIRQTSNEPLHIIDGAPATQEQVYALNPNQIKEINALKGPEATAIYGSLGVKGALIITTKRRFRTNR; this is translated from the coding sequence ATGCCCTTCCCTACCAACTTTCTTGTTGCAATAAGTTTGCTATTAGTATTTACGCAAACCGCTCATGGCCAGCTTCCAGATGATCTTCAAGTAATAAGGGCTCAAAATCCAGACTCTATTAGTAAGAATCTTCCTATCACCTGTAGACCAATTCGGCAAACTAGTAATGAGCCCCTACATATTATAGACGGAGCACCTGCTACACAAGAGCAGGTTTACGCGTTAAACCCAAACCAAATAAAGGAAATCAATGCCCTGAAGGGTCCTGAAGCAACAGCAATTTATGGCTCACTCGGTGTTAAAGGCGCTCTAATAATCACCACGAAGAGACGTTTCAGAACAAACAGATAA
- a CDS encoding PglZ domain-containing protein — protein sequence MQQYSILWADDEIDLLKPHILFLKEKGYDVTGVNSGADAIEQIQEQTYDIVFLDENMPGLTGLETLTEIKAVRPTVPVIMITKSEEEHIMEEAIGSKIADYLIKPVNPSQILLSVKKVLDNKRLVSEKTNSGYQRDFRQLGMQLSDRLTPSEWADVYKKLVYWELEINETEGKSMADVFNMQKDEANTYFGRFITEDYEDWVNGDDKDAPLMSHQLFKDRVFPLMKATGDTPVYFVLIDNLRYDQWKILEPIIAELFTVDQEEMYYSILPTTTAYARNAIFAGMMPGDIQKKYPNLWVWDDDDEGKNLHEAELVEINFQKAGQKQKFSYNKVTNLQAGKDLLGKMANLHNNNKLNIIVYNFVDMLSHARTDMAMIRELAADESAYRSITRSWFLHSPLYEMLQQISERKGKLIITTDHGTIRVKRPYKIVGDRNTNTNLRYKHGKNLGFDDSKDVYTVRKPERIFLPRENVSTAYVFTVGDYFFAYPNNYNYYVNYYKDTFQHGGISLEECIIPYITLTPKG from the coding sequence ATGCAACAGTATAGCATACTCTGGGCCGACGATGAAATCGACCTACTCAAGCCCCACATTCTCTTCCTCAAAGAAAAAGGATACGATGTAACGGGCGTTAATTCCGGGGCCGATGCCATCGAACAAATCCAGGAGCAGACCTACGACATCGTATTCCTAGATGAGAACATGCCCGGTCTTACCGGCCTCGAAACCCTGACAGAAATAAAAGCCGTGCGCCCGACCGTGCCGGTAATCATGATAACCAAGAGCGAAGAAGAGCACATAATGGAAGAGGCTATCGGCTCCAAGATTGCCGATTACCTCATCAAGCCCGTTAACCCGAGCCAGATTCTGCTCTCGGTGAAGAAAGTGCTCGACAACAAGCGCCTGGTTTCCGAAAAAACCAATTCTGGCTATCAGCGCGACTTCCGTCAACTCGGCATGCAGCTTTCCGACCGCCTCACGCCGAGTGAGTGGGCCGATGTATACAAGAAGCTGGTGTATTGGGAGTTGGAAATTAATGAGACGGAAGGCAAGAGCATGGCCGACGTCTTCAACATGCAGAAAGACGAGGCCAACACCTACTTTGGCCGCTTCATCACCGAGGATTACGAGGATTGGGTGAATGGCGACGACAAGGATGCCCCGCTCATGTCGCACCAGTTGTTCAAGGACCGGGTGTTCCCGCTCATGAAAGCCACCGGCGACACGCCCGTCTACTTTGTGCTCATCGACAACCTGCGCTACGACCAGTGGAAGATTCTGGAGCCGATTATCGCCGAATTATTCACCGTGGATCAGGAGGAAATGTACTACTCCATTCTGCCCACTACCACGGCCTACGCTCGCAACGCCATCTTCGCGGGCATGATGCCCGGTGATATCCAGAAGAAATACCCTAACCTGTGGGTGTGGGACGACGATGACGAGGGTAAAAACCTGCACGAAGCCGAGTTAGTGGAAATAAACTTCCAGAAGGCCGGCCAGAAGCAGAAGTTCAGCTACAACAAGGTAACCAACCTGCAAGCCGGCAAAGACTTGCTCGGCAAAATGGCCAACCTGCACAACAACAACAAGCTGAACATCATCGTCTACAACTTTGTGGACATGCTCTCGCACGCCCGCACCGACATGGCCATGATTCGGGAGCTAGCCGCCGATGAGTCGGCGTACCGCAGCATCACCCGTTCGTGGTTTCTGCACTCGCCGCTCTACGAAATGCTCCAGCAGATTTCCGAGCGCAAAGGCAAGCTTATCATTACCACCGACCACGGTACCATCCGTGTGAAGCGCCCGTACAAGATTGTAGGCGACCGGAACACCAACACCAACTTGCGTTACAAGCACGGCAAAAACCTCGGCTTCGATGACAGCAAGGACGTGTACACGGTCCGCAAGCCGGAGCGCATCTTCCTGCCTCGCGAAAACGTGAGCACCGCCTACGTCTTCACAGTCGGCGACTATTTCTTCGCCTACCCCAACAACTATAACTACTACGTGAACTACTATAAGGACACGTTCCAGCACGGCGGCATTTCGTTGGAGGAATGTATAATCCCCTATATCACGCTGACCCCAAAAGGGTAG
- the lpxD gene encoding UDP-3-O-(3-hydroxymyristoyl)glucosamine N-acyltransferase — protein sequence MEFTVGQIAEVLRGAVEGDASQRIDRLAKIEEAQAGSLSFLANLKYEPHLYTTGASAVIVSRNLELRQPVQTALIRVDDPYSSFTTLLEFYQQATRTGRRGVEEPSFMGTNSTIGGNHYRGAFSYIGENCQIGDDVVIFPHVFIGDRCKIGNGTILYAGAKIYAETVIGERCTIHAGAVVGSDGFGFAPQPDGSYRTIPQIGNVVLEDNVSIGANATIDCATMGSTVIREGSKIDNLVQIAHNVEIGRHTVVASQSGISGSTKIGDFCVLAGQVGLAGHLTLANRTTVTAQSGVGKSIKEEGQFLQGAPAFNLRDSLRAQAVFRHLPDLERRITQLERRTNPPEKS from the coding sequence ATGGAATTTACGGTAGGCCAGATAGCAGAAGTGCTGCGCGGCGCAGTGGAAGGCGACGCGTCCCAGCGGATTGATCGGCTGGCAAAAATCGAAGAAGCCCAAGCGGGTTCTCTTTCTTTTCTAGCCAACCTGAAGTACGAGCCACACCTCTATACGACCGGTGCTTCGGCCGTTATTGTGAGTCGCAACCTAGAGTTGCGCCAACCCGTCCAAACCGCGCTAATCCGCGTCGACGACCCTTATTCCAGTTTTACCACGCTGCTGGAGTTTTACCAGCAAGCAACTCGCACTGGCCGCCGGGGCGTGGAGGAGCCGAGCTTTATGGGGACCAACTCTACCATCGGCGGCAACCACTACCGCGGGGCGTTTTCCTATATCGGTGAGAATTGCCAGATCGGCGATGATGTCGTGATATTTCCACACGTGTTCATCGGCGACCGGTGCAAAATTGGCAACGGCACCATCTTGTATGCCGGGGCGAAAATCTACGCCGAAACCGTAATTGGCGAGCGGTGCACCATCCACGCGGGCGCTGTAGTCGGTTCCGATGGGTTTGGATTTGCTCCGCAGCCTGATGGTTCGTACCGAACCATTCCGCAGATTGGCAACGTGGTATTAGAAGACAACGTCAGCATTGGCGCCAATGCTACAATTGACTGCGCTACGATGGGTTCCACCGTCATCCGGGAGGGCTCAAAGATTGACAACTTGGTCCAGATTGCGCACAACGTAGAAATAGGACGGCACACGGTAGTAGCCTCACAAAGCGGCATTTCGGGCTCCACCAAAATCGGAGACTTCTGTGTATTGGCGGGCCAAGTCGGCTTGGCCGGCCACCTGACGCTGGCGAATCGCACTACTGTTACGGCACAATCGGGTGTGGGCAAGTCTATTAAAGAAGAAGGACAGTTTTTGCAGGGTGCTCCGGCCTTCAATTTGCGTGATAGTCTGCGGGCGCAAGCCGTTTTTCGGCACCTACCCGATTTGGAACGTCGCATCACGCAACTAGAGCGCCGTACGAACCCGCCGGAAAAGTCCTAG
- a CDS encoding bifunctional UDP-3-O-[3-hydroxymyristoyl] N-acetylglucosamine deacetylase/3-hydroxyacyl-ACP dehydratase — translation MNDKQHTIKAPVTVSGIGLHTGVQATMTFCPAPVGHGYQFQRMDLPDQPIVVADVDNVVDLSRGTTIEQNGARVNTVEHTLAALVGLQIDNVLIKLDGPEPPIMDGSSYQFIQALEDAGLEEQNALRNFYEIPEEIRFVDNGRAVELAALPLNDYRLTVMVDYNSPVLGSQHASLTDISLFKNDISSSRTFCFLHELEALYKQNLIKGGDLSNAIVVVDRVVSEDELSELATMLGKPKVAVKKEGILNNVDLRYKNEPARHKLLDLVGDLALVGRPLKGQILAARPGHAANVAFAKKIKKKMMEANSSPVPHYDPAREPVMDINQIMQVLPHRYPFLLIDKVIHLDDTSVASIKNVTINEPFFTGHYPGNPVFPGVLQVEAMAQTGGILVLNTVPDPENYTPYFVGIENCRFRRMVKPGDTIIFRCWLLAPVKRGIAKMRGQAFVNGKVVMEAEMSAAIVRKDA, via the coding sequence ATGAACGACAAGCAACATACCATCAAGGCTCCCGTGACGGTAAGCGGCATCGGGCTGCACACCGGCGTTCAAGCCACCATGACGTTTTGCCCGGCTCCCGTAGGCCACGGTTACCAGTTCCAGCGCATGGATTTGCCCGATCAGCCTATTGTAGTGGCTGACGTAGACAATGTAGTAGACCTTTCGCGGGGCACCACCATCGAACAAAACGGAGCCCGCGTCAACACTGTGGAGCACACGCTGGCGGCCTTGGTCGGGTTGCAGATCGACAACGTTCTCATCAAACTCGATGGCCCGGAGCCGCCTATCATGGATGGTTCCAGTTATCAGTTCATCCAAGCGCTGGAAGACGCTGGCCTAGAAGAACAAAATGCATTGCGCAACTTCTACGAGATTCCTGAGGAAATTCGCTTCGTAGACAACGGCCGTGCCGTGGAGCTTGCCGCGCTTCCTCTCAACGATTACCGCTTGACGGTAATGGTGGACTACAACTCCCCCGTGTTGGGCTCTCAACACGCCTCGTTGACGGACATCAGCTTGTTTAAAAATGATATTTCCAGCTCGCGAACTTTTTGCTTTCTGCACGAGCTAGAGGCACTCTATAAACAAAACCTCATCAAGGGCGGCGACCTAAGCAATGCTATTGTGGTAGTGGACCGCGTAGTGAGTGAAGACGAATTGAGTGAACTAGCCACCATGCTCGGCAAGCCCAAAGTGGCGGTCAAGAAGGAAGGCATCCTCAACAACGTAGACCTGCGCTACAAAAACGAGCCCGCCCGCCACAAGCTCCTTGACTTGGTAGGCGACTTAGCGCTGGTGGGTAGGCCGCTGAAGGGGCAGATTCTAGCGGCTCGGCCGGGTCATGCCGCCAACGTAGCCTTCGCCAAGAAGATTAAGAAGAAGATGATGGAGGCCAACTCCTCCCCCGTGCCGCACTACGATCCTGCGCGTGAGCCGGTCATGGACATCAACCAGATCATGCAGGTACTGCCTCACCGCTACCCGTTCCTGCTGATCGACAAGGTGATTCACCTCGACGATACGTCGGTGGCCAGCATCAAAAATGTAACCATCAATGAGCCGTTCTTTACAGGCCACTATCCTGGCAACCCCGTATTCCCGGGTGTGCTGCAAGTAGAGGCTATGGCCCAGACGGGTGGTATTTTGGTGCTGAATACTGTACCGGATCCAGAGAATTATACCCCGTACTTTGTGGGCATCGAAAATTGCCGCTTCCGCCGCATGGTGAAGCCCGGCGATACTATCATTTTCCGCTGCTGGTTGCTGGCTCCTGTCAAGCGCGGCATTGCGAAGATGAGAGGTCAGGCTTTTGTCAATGGCAAAGTGGTAATGGAGGCTGAAATGAGTGCCGCCATCGTACGTAAAGACGCTTAA
- a CDS encoding M1 family aminopeptidase gives MFAIADHYVWQASSLVVDPTTKRRTRVDAAYNPKHKDFEEVVQFNRKTVEAMSYTFPKWPFPYSHETVFDGLDQMEYPMMVNDNPVSTRDDAITLTDHEVFHTMFPFYMGTNETKYGWMDEGWATIGEWIISGIIKPGFQDEYGVEPYARGSAQEFDVPITTLSTLQNGSAFFLNSYPKPALGYLYIKDLLGDELFTKALHTYIQNWHGKHPMPYDFFYSMNAGAGQNLNWFWQRWFFDDGYPDLAITGVNKTDAGYNVVVAAKGTKPVPVDLAVTFADGKTEIVHRTVAVWQTSNTVTVPVATKQPIAKVTLGSTYVPDKHKADNVWESK, from the coding sequence GTGTTTGCCATCGCCGACCATTACGTATGGCAGGCAAGCAGCCTTGTAGTCGACCCTACCACCAAGCGGCGCACGCGGGTTGATGCCGCTTACAATCCCAAGCACAAAGACTTCGAGGAAGTGGTGCAGTTCAACCGCAAAACGGTAGAGGCGATGAGCTACACGTTCCCGAAGTGGCCCTTCCCTTACTCCCACGAAACGGTCTTCGATGGCCTAGACCAGATGGAGTACCCGATGATGGTGAACGACAATCCCGTATCCACCCGCGACGATGCCATCACCCTCACCGACCACGAGGTGTTCCATACTATGTTCCCGTTCTACATGGGCACCAACGAAACCAAGTACGGCTGGATGGACGAAGGATGGGCAACCATCGGCGAGTGGATCATCTCTGGCATCATCAAACCGGGATTTCAAGATGAATACGGTGTGGAGCCCTACGCCCGTGGCTCCGCTCAGGAGTTCGATGTACCCATCACCACGCTCAGCACTTTGCAAAACGGTTCCGCATTTTTCCTGAACTCTTATCCTAAGCCTGCCCTCGGCTACCTCTACATCAAGGATTTGCTGGGTGACGAGTTGTTCACGAAAGCGCTGCACACCTATATCCAGAACTGGCACGGCAAGCACCCCATGCCCTACGACTTCTTCTACTCAATGAACGCCGGGGCCGGCCAAAACTTGAACTGGTTCTGGCAACGCTGGTTTTTCGACGATGGCTACCCTGACCTGGCCATAACCGGCGTAAACAAGACTGACGCAGGCTATAACGTAGTAGTAGCAGCCAAAGGCACCAAGCCCGTGCCTGTCGATTTAGCGGTGACTTTTGCTGATGGCAAGACCGAGATAGTCCACCGCACTGTGGCCGTCTGGCAGACCAGCAATACAGTAACGGTGCCAGTAGCTACCAAGCAGCCTATTGCCAAGGTGACGCTAGGCAGTACTTATGTACCCGACAAACACAAAGCCGACAACGTGTGGGAAAGTAAATAA
- a CDS encoding MarR family winged helix-turn-helix transcriptional regulator produces the protein MLSNIIFYSLDKAIRQYRKMAQANIDRAGIAITIDQWLVLRVIQEHDDLTQTDIAERVFKDQASVARMINLLLKAGLLIAVPLPHDGRRSRLRVSEEGIHTLNAVEPVVLSNRGIALEGLTEEDLAIMRPMLERIYSNCVAAVQPVASTRSIPALESPE, from the coding sequence ATGCTATCCAATATCATCTTCTATTCGCTCGACAAAGCCATACGCCAATACCGCAAGATGGCGCAGGCAAATATTGACCGGGCAGGTATTGCTATTACTATCGACCAATGGTTGGTGCTGCGCGTGATCCAAGAGCACGATGACCTCACGCAAACCGACATAGCGGAACGGGTTTTCAAAGACCAAGCCTCCGTAGCCCGCATGATTAATCTGCTGCTGAAAGCTGGCTTGCTAATAGCGGTGCCTCTCCCCCATGATGGCCGCCGCAGCCGCTTGCGAGTTTCCGAGGAAGGAATACATACGTTGAACGCGGTGGAGCCCGTAGTGCTCAGCAACCGTGGTATTGCGCTGGAAGGACTTACAGAAGAAGATTTGGCAATAATGCGCCCGATGCTTGAAAGGATCTACAGCAACTGCGTGGCCGCAGTTCAACCGGTTGCGAGTACTCGCTCAATACCGGCACTTGAATCACCGGAATAA
- the lpxA gene encoding acyl-ACP--UDP-N-acetylglucosamine O-acyltransferase, whose product MNQPLAYIHPEAKIAQNVVVEPFTTIDKDVEIGEGTWIGPNVTIMSGARIGKNCKIFPGAVIAAIPQDLKFAGEKTSVIIGDYTVIRECVTVNRGTVDRLKTVVGSNCLLMAYVHVAHDCIVGNHCVLANGVQLAGHVEIGDHAIIGGTSAVHQFVKVGQHAMVSGGSLVRKDVPPFVKAGREPLTYAGINSIGLRRRGYSDQKISEIQQLYRLLFLGGMNNNDALDKIELELAPSPERDEVVNFVRNSGRGVIKGYSRNGNGAD is encoded by the coding sequence ATGAACCAGCCGCTCGCCTATATCCATCCCGAAGCCAAAATCGCGCAAAACGTGGTTGTGGAACCTTTCACAACCATTGATAAGGATGTGGAGATTGGGGAAGGTACCTGGATTGGTCCGAACGTAACAATTATGTCCGGGGCCCGCATCGGCAAGAACTGCAAGATCTTTCCGGGCGCCGTTATTGCTGCCATTCCCCAAGACCTGAAGTTTGCCGGCGAAAAAACTTCGGTTATTATCGGCGACTACACCGTCATTCGGGAGTGCGTGACGGTAAACCGTGGCACTGTAGATCGATTGAAAACTGTGGTAGGCTCTAATTGCTTGCTCATGGCCTATGTGCACGTTGCTCACGACTGCATCGTAGGCAACCATTGCGTGCTGGCAAACGGGGTTCAGCTTGCTGGTCACGTAGAAATCGGGGACCATGCCATTATCGGTGGCACTTCGGCGGTGCATCAGTTTGTGAAGGTAGGTCAGCACGCTATGGTCTCAGGGGGGTCGTTGGTGCGTAAAGATGTTCCGCCCTTCGTGAAGGCCGGGCGCGAGCCCCTCACTTATGCTGGCATTAACAGCATTGGACTGCGCCGGCGCGGCTATTCCGACCAGAAAATTTCCGAAATTCAGCAGCTATACCGGTTGCTATTTTTAGGTGGCATGAACAACAACGACGCACTTGACAAAATTGAGTTGGAATTAGCGCCCTCGCCGGAGCGCGACGAGGTAGTGAACTTCGTGCGTAATTCTGGACGCGGCGTAATTAAGGGCTACTCGCGCAACGGCAACGGTGCAGATTGA